A portion of the Desulfopila inferna genome contains these proteins:
- a CDS encoding outer membrane beta-barrel protein, with amino-acid sequence MDNKWWCCALLGGFVAAQPVSGYASEVNIDNLIVVAATADVVTEEGIDMPMGQRQDQPSLLPEDSEVGDERSIFGIRGGYFHPYINIYEEYSDNVYNTNTDEEDSFLTRISPGIWFALPRKKIIPIAITPHNTSPGGLSNQLNDRLSPDRFISYALIGADFKYYTADSDLNDTDLVAEGLFRYNMRGGLSLQAIERFTRAEDTFGVETLGREEDRPRFDSNLFIATADWEMTEKLRFEVDYSNFYLEYDEAIDAFQNRVDNSIEVYSYYNYSIKTSFFLQYKYVDVEYDIASINDSVQDFYYGGVRWNTTEKLALLFKAGYQDREFDEAGREGYDGLALDVQATYRYSEKTSLNLALYRMNEETDSLVASDRTVWGASLGYDQKFTEKISGSVDLRYEDADYSQLIAEDREDQTLLIRPALQYLFKEWLRAEVAYEYEEVDSSQEIFEYTTNTFMVGLNLAL; translated from the coding sequence ATGGACAATAAATGGTGGTGTTGCGCTCTTTTGGGAGGCTTTGTGGCGGCCCAACCGGTTTCCGGCTACGCTAGCGAGGTGAATATAGATAATTTAATTGTGGTCGCCGCGACGGCCGATGTAGTCACTGAAGAAGGCATCGATATGCCGATGGGGCAGCGGCAGGATCAGCCCTCCTTGTTGCCTGAAGACAGCGAAGTAGGGGATGAGAGGAGTATTTTCGGTATTCGGGGAGGATATTTCCACCCCTATATCAATATCTATGAAGAATACTCTGACAATGTCTACAACACCAATACCGATGAAGAGGATAGTTTCCTGACCAGGATTTCTCCGGGTATATGGTTTGCGCTGCCGCGAAAGAAGATCATTCCAATTGCCATAACACCCCATAACACCTCGCCGGGCGGTTTATCGAACCAGTTAAACGACAGACTCTCACCTGACAGATTCATTTCGTATGCCTTGATTGGTGCCGATTTCAAATATTACACCGCGGATTCCGATCTGAATGATACAGACTTGGTAGCTGAAGGCTTGTTCCGTTATAATATGCGGGGTGGTCTTTCACTTCAAGCTATAGAACGATTTACCAGGGCGGAGGATACCTTTGGTGTTGAGACGCTGGGTCGGGAAGAGGACAGACCGAGATTCGACTCAAACCTCTTTATAGCTACCGCCGATTGGGAAATGACCGAAAAGCTAAGGTTCGAGGTAGACTATTCCAATTTTTACCTGGAGTATGATGAGGCTATCGATGCTTTCCAGAACAGGGTTGATAATAGCATCGAAGTATATAGTTATTATAACTACAGTATAAAAACATCTTTCTTCCTGCAGTATAAATATGTTGATGTCGAGTATGACATAGCTTCAATTAATGATAGTGTTCAGGATTTTTATTATGGAGGTGTGCGCTGGAATACCACCGAGAAACTTGCTTTGCTTTTTAAGGCCGGTTATCAGGATAGAGAATTTGATGAAGCAGGCAGGGAAGGTTATGACGGCCTTGCCCTGGATGTGCAGGCGACATATCGCTATTCTGAAAAAACATCCCTGAATCTGGCGCTCTATCGCATGAATGAGGAAACCGACAGCCTTGTCGCCTCGGACAGGACAGTCTGGGGAGCAAGCCTGGGGTATGATCAGAAATTTACCGAGAAAATCAGCGGCAGCGTTGATCTGCGTTATGAGGACGCAGACTACAGCCAGCTGATCGCGGAAGATCGGGAGGATCAGACCCTGCTGATACGGCCGGCCCTGCAGTATCTCTTTAAAGAATGGCTGAGAGCCGAAGTAGCTTACGAATACGAAGAGGTGGATTCAAGTCAGGAGATTTTTGAGTATACCACAAACACCTTTATGGTTGGTTTGAATCTGGCTTTATAG
- a CDS encoding PilZ domain-containing protein, which produces MISDELRIITVFLCSLFGALFVLPKLAHIAKRIGLLDQPNSRKVHATPRPLVGGIGMMIAATFSSLAFIPIAGLRGYFLGLSVLLLIGFLDDFLEVGHKQKFLAQIGATVLLIYFSKVSLSSFGDILGIGNIYVPGGDIAIWIVTAFCIVGVINSINLIDGLDGLAGGISFNGFLFFALHASIGGNIPLMLLNFALAGAVLGFLKFNWHPSILFMGDAGSLCLGFSLGFMALALTQGASSVMPPVAALMILAVPITDTLVIMCKRAINGSSPFMPDKYHLHHIFMRYGMGRVRAVRTILGLSFLFGATSLLLPFRNIPEYCLFAIFGTYLVIYTIASFYIPVLLRYSRKFKKRKPKNGEAYSFLKILLGGFDNFKIFRKAKRYNVYLRVRCKGPHDEIYLEGKVLDFSVSGCMAHVKGLETLHKDMNLKIYLPFEDEVEELALTAEHIWVSEKDSVYYHGFRFDGLHLNQEQAIANFLTSLDGRKQPFIPAVISGK; this is translated from the coding sequence ATGATTAGCGACGAACTACGGATAATTACGGTTTTTCTATGCTCGTTGTTCGGGGCTTTGTTTGTTTTGCCGAAACTTGCTCATATTGCCAAGCGGATCGGGCTGCTCGATCAGCCCAACAGCAGAAAGGTGCATGCGACACCCCGGCCATTGGTGGGCGGTATAGGCATGATGATAGCGGCAACCTTCAGCAGCCTTGCCTTTATTCCCATAGCCGGATTACGGGGATATTTTCTTGGGTTATCGGTTTTGCTTCTTATTGGATTCCTCGATGACTTCCTCGAGGTTGGGCATAAGCAGAAATTTCTTGCGCAGATAGGAGCGACTGTTTTACTCATCTATTTCAGCAAGGTGAGCTTGAGCAGTTTCGGCGATATTCTGGGGATTGGCAATATATATGTTCCAGGCGGTGATATTGCTATCTGGATCGTTACCGCCTTTTGTATCGTCGGCGTGATCAACTCCATAAATCTCATCGACGGCCTCGATGGACTGGCCGGTGGAATCTCCTTCAACGGCTTTCTCTTTTTTGCGCTTCATGCCTCGATCGGCGGCAATATTCCGCTGATGCTGCTCAATTTTGCCCTTGCCGGCGCCGTTTTGGGATTTCTCAAGTTCAACTGGCATCCATCCATACTTTTTATGGGAGATGCCGGCAGTCTTTGCCTGGGGTTCTCCCTTGGTTTCATGGCGCTTGCCCTGACCCAGGGGGCGAGTAGTGTCATGCCTCCGGTGGCGGCATTAATGATACTCGCAGTACCGATCACCGATACTCTGGTGATAATGTGTAAAAGGGCTATTAACGGCTCGAGTCCATTTATGCCGGATAAATATCACCTGCATCATATCTTCATGCGCTATGGTATGGGACGGGTCCGGGCAGTCAGGACCATCCTTGGTTTAAGTTTTCTTTTCGGTGCGACAAGCTTGCTTTTGCCTTTCCGTAATATTCCCGAGTATTGTTTATTTGCCATATTCGGGACTTATTTAGTCATTTATACCATCGCATCTTTCTATATTCCGGTTTTGCTTCGCTACAGTAGAAAATTCAAGAAACGAAAACCGAAAAACGGTGAAGCGTATAGTTTTTTAAAAATTCTACTGGGCGGGTTCGATAACTTTAAAATATTTCGGAAGGCGAAGAGGTATAACGTTTACCTGAGGGTGAGGTGCAAGGGACCTCATGATGAAATATATTTGGAAGGCAAGGTCCTGGATTTTTCGGTCAGTGGCTGCATGGCCCATGTGAAGGGCTTGGAAACTCTCCATAAAGATATGAATCTCAAGATATATCTTCCTTTCGAGGACGAAGTGGAAGAACTCGCACTGACTGCAGAGCATATCTGGGTTTCGGAAAAGGATAGCGTCTATTACCATGGCTTCAGGTTTGATGGCCTTCACCTGAATCAGGAACAGGCTATTGCCAACTTCCTGACCAGCCTGGATGGTAGAAAACAGCCTTTTATTCCAGCAGTTATTTCCGGCAAGTAG
- a CDS encoding polysaccharide biosynthesis/export family protein: protein MRLPVFYSVLIVFALLLNSSFSAAKEYQVGPGDVLQITVYDNDDLTTKVMVNSDGKIVIPLLGLVEVTDLTVPEISQKITRLLADGYLVNPQVNVFIEDYRSKKVVVLGKVRNPGLIELSGAISFLEIISKAGGLDKDAGDTATIKRNSLDGDDIIVVDLEALIEKGDISQNVQIFDGDTVNISKGGMCFVTGEVSKPGTYSCGDDTTVLKIIALSGGFTGKASKGGVRIIRIVDNEKKLYKDVPLDTRLLQDDVIVVPESFF from the coding sequence TTGCGGTTGCCAGTTTTTTACTCAGTTTTGATTGTATTTGCCCTGCTGCTCAACAGCAGCTTTTCTGCAGCAAAAGAGTATCAGGTCGGTCCCGGTGATGTTCTTCAGATCACCGTCTATGATAACGATGATCTCACCACTAAGGTCATGGTCAACAGCGATGGAAAGATCGTTATCCCGCTGCTTGGTCTTGTTGAAGTAACTGATCTTACAGTCCCGGAGATTTCCCAGAAAATTACCCGGCTGCTTGCCGACGGTTATCTCGTCAATCCACAGGTAAACGTTTTTATTGAGGACTATAGAAGCAAAAAGGTGGTTGTGCTGGGTAAGGTGCGCAATCCCGGTCTGATCGAGTTGAGCGGTGCCATCAGTTTTCTTGAGATTATTTCCAAGGCAGGCGGCCTCGATAAGGATGCCGGCGACACGGCAACGATAAAGCGCAACAGCCTGGACGGTGATGACATTATTGTAGTCGATCTGGAGGCGCTTATTGAAAAAGGCGATATCAGCCAGAATGTCCAGATTTTTGATGGCGACACCGTCAACATCTCCAAAGGAGGTATGTGTTTCGTCACCGGTGAGGTGAGCAAACCGGGAACATATTCCTGCGGAGACGACACCACCGTTCTTAAAATTATTGCATTGTCGGGTGGCTTTACCGGCAAGGCCTCCAAAGGCGGTGTACGAATAATTCGGATCGTCGATAACGAAAAGAAACTGTATAAGGATGTGCCGCTTGATACCAGGCTGCTGCAGGATGATGTGATTGTGGTGCCGGAAAGCTTTTTTTAG
- a CDS encoding GumC family protein — MRDDRSLDIYQEEPAEQEINIRDYLSIVRKRLPIIVTVAFIVFFWQVLKVYTTTPVYTASSNVLVEKNLGSGKLDYQYSGYDPYFLSTQTEIIRSENVARRVVENLQLDKKYRQYFFPEKPRKKSFFAEMKSSLKETIKSILPIGQVKEAAGEDGNAAGFDREVYTDADIIAKMIRGGLEVSPMPESKIVNITYSHENPSIAKLVANAVVQAYKDVTLDIKVSSTSYELQWMTEKAEEERKKLEDAENALQKYKRENDLVTVENRLAVIPEKLSQINSEFTNAQTERRDLENIYTQITNARNDMAALERIPIFSTNTVIQAIREKIFRARQNIEELSKKYGPKHPVMINAKDELEILNNEMKFEVDRIIASTKNSYELAESREKNLRELLGSTKSELLTVNEKFVQLSIMQREVDTNRVLYDTLTSSIKRTGVTEQAQSVNIWVARNAELPQAPSFPNKKRALALGLILGLALGGGLAFFLEYLDNTVKSEKDLLAKFDSTVLGTVTQLKGKGENIESYILRQPLSPLAESYRLVRSNLLLSSAERPPKTILITSMGAQEGKTSTSINTARILSQDDKKVLIIDCDLRRPRMHEIFGVDNTAGLSNYLSGNKPGSILHDVPGEDIKLIPSGPVPPNPAELLNSRKMMLLVKKMEETFDFIIIDSPPIQLVTDSLAISRIVDGTIVVVRARKTTNDMLYSGMRKLSDVNANFLGFILNGMSKSDAGSGYYSGYNTYYAKN; from the coding sequence ATGAGAGACGATCGTTCGTTGGATATATATCAGGAAGAACCGGCCGAGCAGGAAATAAATATCCGTGACTATTTAAGTATTGTCAGAAAACGACTGCCGATAATCGTCACGGTTGCTTTCATAGTATTTTTCTGGCAGGTACTGAAGGTCTACACTACCACCCCTGTATATACCGCATCTTCGAATGTGCTTGTTGAGAAGAACCTGGGCTCGGGCAAACTTGATTATCAATATTCGGGGTATGATCCTTATTTCCTCTCGACTCAGACCGAGATTATCAGAAGTGAAAATGTAGCCAGAAGAGTTGTGGAAAATCTGCAGCTTGATAAAAAATACAGGCAGTATTTTTTCCCTGAAAAGCCTCGGAAGAAATCGTTTTTTGCCGAGATGAAATCGAGCCTCAAGGAAACCATCAAATCCATTCTTCCTATAGGGCAGGTAAAAGAGGCGGCAGGTGAAGACGGTAATGCTGCGGGCTTTGACAGGGAAGTGTATACCGATGCGGATATAATCGCCAAAATGATCCGGGGAGGGCTGGAGGTCTCGCCCATGCCCGAATCAAAAATCGTCAATATCACCTACAGCCATGAAAACCCGTCAATCGCCAAACTTGTAGCCAACGCCGTGGTACAGGCCTACAAGGACGTCACTCTCGATATCAAGGTCAGCTCCACAAGTTATGAACTGCAGTGGATGACGGAAAAGGCTGAGGAAGAACGCAAAAAGCTGGAAGATGCCGAGAATGCCTTGCAGAAATATAAGCGTGAGAATGATCTGGTAACCGTGGAGAACAGGCTAGCCGTTATTCCCGAGAAGCTTTCGCAGATTAACTCGGAATTTACCAATGCGCAAACGGAGCGCAGGGATCTTGAAAATATCTATACGCAGATAACCAATGCCAGAAACGATATGGCAGCCTTGGAGCGTATCCCGATCTTTTCCACGAATACTGTGATTCAGGCAATTCGGGAGAAAATATTCCGAGCCAGGCAGAACATCGAGGAGCTTTCCAAAAAATACGGGCCCAAGCACCCGGTGATGATTAACGCCAAAGACGAGTTGGAAATTCTCAACAATGAGATGAAATTTGAGGTTGACCGTATAATCGCTTCCACGAAAAACTCTTATGAACTTGCCGAGTCCCGGGAGAAAAACCTGAGGGAACTGCTGGGCTCGACCAAATCGGAACTGCTCACCGTCAATGAAAAGTTTGTTCAACTCTCCATTATGCAGCGGGAGGTGGATACCAATCGGGTTCTCTATGATACGCTTACCTCGAGTATCAAAAGAACGGGGGTAACCGAACAGGCACAGAGCGTCAACATCTGGGTGGCCAGAAACGCCGAGTTGCCACAGGCTCCGTCATTTCCCAATAAAAAGAGAGCTCTTGCTCTGGGGCTGATACTTGGCTTGGCTCTTGGGGGCGGTCTGGCATTTTTCCTGGAATATCTGGATAATACCGTTAAGTCCGAAAAAGATCTTCTTGCAAAATTCGACTCGACAGTGCTTGGCACGGTCACCCAGCTCAAAGGCAAAGGGGAGAACATAGAATCTTACATTCTTCGGCAGCCCTTATCTCCTCTGGCGGAAAGCTATCGGCTGGTGCGCTCCAATCTGTTGCTCTCTTCCGCGGAAAGACCTCCTAAAACCATTCTTATCACCAGCATGGGCGCGCAGGAAGGGAAGACTTCAACGTCAATTAACACTGCCCGTATTTTGAGCCAGGATGATAAAAAGGTGCTGATCATCGATTGTGATTTGCGCAGACCGCGAATGCACGAAATTTTTGGTGTGGATAATACAGCAGGGCTGAGCAATTATCTTTCCGGTAATAAGCCCGGCAGCATTCTGCATGATGTTCCCGGAGAAGACATAAAACTCATTCCATCCGGTCCTGTTCCCCCTAATCCCGCCGAGCTGCTTAATTCCAGAAAAATGATGCTGCTCGTCAAGAAAATGGAGGAAACCTTTGATTTTATCATCATCGATTCTCCGCCGATCCAGTTGGTGACCGACAGTCTGGCGATAAGCAGGATAGTTGACGGCACCATTGTCGTTGTCAGGGCGAGGAAAACCACCAACGATATGCTTTATAGCGGCATGCGGAAGTTGTCCGATGTCAACGCGAATTTCCTGGGCTTTATCTTAAACGGGATGAGTAAGTCGGATGCCGGAAGCGGATATTATTCCGGATATAATACCTACTATGCCAAAAACTGA
- a CDS encoding YdcF family protein, whose translation MTFLKNLFLFTAILAGILMLVALLQISAILVVESKDPDLERADLIVVFPGGQERVTAALALAESGYGANLSVINKTAANLQKSVDKQKITAEIQLITGDESRSTFEDIVKTSGIIRQNQFKSLILVTSSYHIPRSMFLLETFLKTSGMRVKVQYYPVNPNKNHNRTRKLKTYYNELVKLWGSSVEMACYGLTQKLPADIKGFNRVIDFLRTYLLFKI comes from the coding sequence ATGACCTTTCTTAAAAATCTCTTCCTTTTCACGGCAATCCTTGCCGGCATACTAATGCTCGTAGCTCTGCTCCAGATCAGCGCCATTCTGGTTGTGGAAAGCAAAGATCCGGATCTGGAAAGAGCAGACCTTATTGTTGTTTTTCCGGGAGGCCAAGAACGAGTCACAGCCGCCCTTGCCCTTGCTGAAAGCGGCTATGGCGCAAATCTCTCGGTAATTAACAAAACAGCCGCTAATCTTCAGAAATCAGTGGACAAACAAAAAATCACTGCCGAAATTCAGCTGATTACCGGCGACGAAAGCCGCTCAACCTTTGAAGATATCGTCAAAACCAGTGGTATCATCCGGCAAAACCAGTTTAAATCCCTTATCCTGGTAACCTCCTCTTATCATATTCCCCGCTCCATGTTTCTTCTGGAAACATTTCTTAAAACTTCGGGTATGAGGGTCAAAGTTCAGTATTATCCGGTCAATCCCAACAAGAACCACAATCGCACCAGGAAATTGAAAACATATTACAATGAATTGGTGAAGTTATGGGGAAGCTCCGTGGAAATGGCTTGCTATGGTCTGACCCAAAAACTTCCTGCCGATATCAAGGGATTCAACAGGGTTATTGATTTTTTGCGCACATACCTCCTGTTCAAAATCTAA